DNA sequence from the Vibrio sp. BS-M-Sm-2 genome:
TTGATAGTCTTTACCTATCAGAATGATAAATCTATCCCATTATCTTTATAGGATGGACGGGATTATCCTACGGCTATCAGTTTATAAAGTAGTAGAGTTTGAGATGAGTAAAAGCGCATTAATCGTTGAAGGTGGGGCAATGAGAGGCATCTTCGCTGCCGGAGTGTTAGACGCCTTTATGGAAGACGATTTCCGTCCCTATGATTTCGCCATTGGTGTGTCTGCTGGTGTGTCGAATCTGGTTGGTTACTTATCTCAAGCGCCAAAACGCAGCTATAACGTGATTACTACGATGGCGACGGATAAAACCTTCTTCAATCCAGCACGCTTTGCCAAAGGTGGTAACTTAGTGGACGTGAAGTGGTTATGGAACGAATCCAATCAACGTTATCCGCTTGATTGCGTTGAGCTGTTCTCAAGTATTCCACTGCTTGCCGCGGTGACTAATGTGGATACTGGCAGTGCTGACTATTATCATATTAAGCCGGAAAACTTATCTAACGTGGTTGAAGCAACAACGGCTTTGCCTATCGCTTACCGTGAAACTCCGTGTTTCTCTGGTGGCTGTTATACCGATGGTGGTGTCGCGGATTCAATTCCAGTTCGTGAAGCTTATCGCCGTGGTGCGCGTAATATTACAGTGATTCTATCTCACCCACTTAGCTACCGAATGAAGCCGCAGAAGTATCAGTGGATGCTGAAAAAACTGTTAAAGAAATTCCCAAACATTGCGGAGTCGATGGCGGTACGTGCTGAAAACTACAACCAGTCTTTGGAGTTTATTCGTAACCCTCCAAAAGATGCGACCATCAAGGTGATTGCGCCACCGGAAACGTTTGCGGTTAAGCGACTGACTATGGATCAAAGCATCTTGGATGCGGGTTATCAGATGGGTGTGAAGGCAGGAGAAGAGCATCTGGCTATTCGTAAAGGGACCTATGGGTTAGATATCGAGGATTGCCACTTCTGCATCTAACTCTGCTTTCGATATTGGCATAAACGAAAAAGCCACGCTGTTCACTTAGGAATAGCGTGGCTTTGTATTTGTAGAGCTAGTTTGTTTTTAACTCAGTCTGCTATTAACTCAAGTTGTTGTTAAACCAGTTCGTTGCCGCTGGTGTTGCCTGTGAAAAAGGCATCAACACTGGTTAGGGTTGTATTGGCGATGTTGAACAGAGCATCTTTGGTCAAGAAAGCTTGGTGACCTGTAAACAAGACGTTGTGACAAGCAGATAGGCGACGGAATACGTCATCGACAATCACGTCATTCGATTTGTCTTGGAAGAACAGCTCTTTCTCGTTGTCATACACATCAAGACCAAGCGCGCCAATCTTACTCTGTTTCAGCGCTTCGATCGCTGCGGTTGAATCCAGTAGTTCACCACGGCTGGTATTGACGATCATCACGCCATCTTTCATTTTGCCAAATGCCGTTGCATCCAATAGGTGGTAGTTCTCTTTACTCATTGGGCAATGCAAGGAAATCACGTCAGATTCTTGGTAAAGCTCATCCAGTTCCACGTATTTAGCACCAAGTTCTTTTGCCAAAGGATTTGGGTATGGGTCGTAACATAGGATGTTCATGCCCAAGCCTTTCAGGATTCGCATCGTTGCTAGCCCAATCTTACCTGAACCAATCACACCAACGGTTTTACCGTGGAAGTTAAAGCCTACTAAGCCTTCAAGGGAGAAGTTTGCATCACGAGTACGTTGGTATGCCTTGTGTAGTTTGCGGTTCAAACACATCATCATGCCGACCGTATGTTCTGCTACTGACTCTGGTGAATAAGCAGGAACGCGCACCACTTGTAAACCAAGCTCTTTGGCTGCGTCTAGGTCGACTTTATCAAAGCCTGCACAGCGCATTGCAATCAGCTTTGTGCCGCCTTGTGCAAGAATCTCTAGTACGTCTCCAGATAGGTCATCGTTTACAAATGCACAAACGACTTCGTTGTCGTGCGCCATTTTTGCGGTTGTGGTGGTGAGGCGAAAATCATGAAAATGAAACTCAGCGTTGAGTTCACCTTTTGCAAGGTTAAATGACTTTTCGTCGTATGATTTTGAGCTAAAAAAAGCAATGTTGAGCATGGCTTCCTCTCTTACCTAAAATATAAAGAACCCCACATATTCATTATCTGAAACGGGAGTAAAACAAATAACTTTGTGCAGTGTGCTAGAGTTTTATAATCTTGTCTATCATCATTAGTCATTGTTATTATTAAGGTTATTTTTCTGTTTAGTTACAATTACTAATTTCAGCATAAGGTTAGCCGATTGACCTCTCTATCTGCTTTTACGAGTGTTGAGCGTCTTCTTAGTTTCCTTTTCTGACCAGAAGTTAATGTTGAATTGCGCGTCGTCGCTCAGCTCTACTCGATGCCAATATTGAGGTGGACTTGTGGCAAATTGCCCTGCTTGGATCGTGATAACACTTTCTGGTTCTGTCGCGTCGGCATCAGCAAAACCATAGAAGGTGACGGTGCCTTCCATTACGCAGATCTGGCCGAATACGCCTTCTGCGGTGTTATGGTGATTAAGCAATGCAGCCGGTATGTTGTCTTTGGTGAAAAATGGCGTTGAACGTTGAATTTTCCAGTGTGACGGAATACGGAAATGACTCATATAAAACCTCTTATCTGTCTGTATTTTAAATACAAGCTTTAGCTTTGATGGAGTTGGTGACTGTGATTACCAGTAGTTTTCACTGCTGAATTGGCCAGGCTTTCGGCGTAAGTGCTTCTCAAAACCTAAGCTGGTTAGTGCTTCACTTGTGTCGCGAACCATTTGCGGATTGCCGCAAAGGTAGAAGAAACTGCGGGTTTGATTGAAAGCGACAGACGCGGCTTGCTCAAGGTCGCCTCCAAGTAACAAGCTTGGGATTCGTCCGCGCAAAGTTCCGGTGACTGATTCTCTAGAAATAATTGGCACATACTTGAGTTTCCCTTGAAAGTGATCGATGAGTTGAGTGATACGGTCTCGATAAGTCAGGTCTTGCTTTGTTCTTACGGCATGAACCAGTACAAGGTTTTTGAATGAGGTGACTTTTTCAGATTCAGAGCCGTTTTGCTGCTGTATCTGCATGCTTTCGAGCATTGAGATAAAAGGCCCAACCGCGGTTCCGGTCGAAAGCATCCATAGATCATCGGCGATCTCTGGGATCTCATCTAAGGTCATAAAACCGCTTGGGTCTTTACCGACAAAGATGTCATCGCCTACCTTCAACTCATGAAGTTGAGGTGAAAGCTGACCGTTCTGATCTTTAATAATCAAAAACTCCAGATGTTGATGTCCTTGTTCGTGATCTGGCGCGTTTACCATGGAATAGGCGCGTCTTACGAACTCACCCTCACTATTTAGCAAGCCCAGTTTCGTGAACTGACCTGCCTGATAAGGAGAGACAGGAGCACTGACTTGAAGTGAGAACAGCTGGGCTGTCCATTGTGTTTTATGTAAGACTTTTCCGGCTACCAAACCATGAGGAATATCTGTCATATCATCACCTTTACGTAGAGAAGTTATCTCATTAAGGATACTCAACTATTTACATTTTGGAGTTGCATGTACCATGCCAATAATGAGAATGCTTATCAATACTTAGTTTGTAGTAAAAACAAACCTTAATTGTGTCAAATGGACATGATTCACCTTAAGTCTAAATGACACTGCTGGTGTTTTTTGATGCTGACTTTGTTGATTCAGAACAATGAGCTGGTCTTTGGACATAGGCTAAATCAGTACAGTGGTTTGACCCCTCGGATATTCAACCAATTACTAAAGAGAATATTTTGTAGATGAGTATAATGGCGGCTTTCGATCTCAATATAGCCGTGTTTTATGCTTGATAATCTTCGTATGGCCTTGAACGTACTGTTCGTGACCATCAATACCGCAATGACTGCGTTTACCGTGAGCTTCTTTGGCCTCATCAAACTGATCCTGCCAATCTCTGTTGTGCAAAAGTCGTGTACTCGTTTAGCTAACTTCACATTCTGGTGTTGGGCTTCGCTTAACCTCTGGATGTTGAACGTGAACAACGACATCGAGTGGCAAGTGGAAGGCGGGGAGGATATCTCGACCAAACAGTGGTATTTGATGATGTCGAATCATCTGAGTTG
Encoded proteins:
- a CDS encoding patatin family protein, translated to MSKSALIVEGGAMRGIFAAGVLDAFMEDDFRPYDFAIGVSAGVSNLVGYLSQAPKRSYNVITTMATDKTFFNPARFAKGGNLVDVKWLWNESNQRYPLDCVELFSSIPLLAAVTNVDTGSADYYHIKPENLSNVVEATTALPIAYRETPCFSGGCYTDGGVADSIPVREAYRRGARNITVILSHPLSYRMKPQKYQWMLKKLLKKFPNIAESMAVRAENYNQSLEFIRNPPKDATIKVIAPPETFAVKRLTMDQSILDAGYQMGVKAGEEHLAIRKGTYGLDIEDCHFCI
- a CDS encoding 2-hydroxyacid dehydrogenase encodes the protein MLNIAFFSSKSYDEKSFNLAKGELNAEFHFHDFRLTTTTAKMAHDNEVVCAFVNDDLSGDVLEILAQGGTKLIAMRCAGFDKVDLDAAKELGLQVVRVPAYSPESVAEHTVGMMMCLNRKLHKAYQRTRDANFSLEGLVGFNFHGKTVGVIGSGKIGLATMRILKGLGMNILCYDPYPNPLAKELGAKYVELDELYQESDVISLHCPMSKENYHLLDATAFGKMKDGVMIVNTSRGELLDSTAAIEALKQSKIGALGLDVYDNEKELFFQDKSNDVIVDDVFRRLSACHNVLFTGHQAFLTKDALFNIANTTLTSVDAFFTGNTSGNELV
- a CDS encoding DUF1971 domain-containing protein is translated as MSHFRIPSHWKIQRSTPFFTKDNIPAALLNHHNTAEGVFGQICVMEGTVTFYGFADADATEPESVITIQAGQFATSPPQYWHRVELSDDAQFNINFWSEKETKKTLNTRKSR
- a CDS encoding ferredoxin--NADP reductase, with protein sequence MTDIPHGLVAGKVLHKTQWTAQLFSLQVSAPVSPYQAGQFTKLGLLNSEGEFVRRAYSMVNAPDHEQGHQHLEFLIIKDQNGQLSPQLHELKVGDDIFVGKDPSGFMTLDEIPEIADDLWMLSTGTAVGPFISMLESMQIQQQNGSESEKVTSFKNLVLVHAVRTKQDLTYRDRITQLIDHFQGKLKYVPIISRESVTGTLRGRIPSLLLGGDLEQAASVAFNQTRSFFYLCGNPQMVRDTSEALTSLGFEKHLRRKPGQFSSENYW